The window tttattttttacacttttttaattttcaaccgtcggatcggattAATTGAACAatatcaacggacagaaattatcaagaatgtgaaaagtaaaatgaaatgtgtggataacacatgactaatataaatatacaaaatCAAGGACcacaaaaaagagagaaaaatcagCAGCAGTATGCAGACTATTGGATACCAAAACTGGCACACTTCTCAGACCAGAGTCAGAGAGAACTGAGAAAACTCATTTTACCAAAATACCCCTCACCTTCCCATCTAATCACATCCATACATTAAAATATAGAAGAAATTCAGATACCCTTAAACCCTGCAACTAAAGCACAACCATAAACTGAAGGTTAACAGAGCATTAACTCAGTAATACGGTATTAATTAAACCTTAATTAACTACTAGGGGATAATAAATAATTAAGATGGATGAGATGAGATCAACGGTGGTGAGGGCAGAAGGTGACCAAGAAGTTCCCGCGAGTGCAGGTGGCGATGCTGGTGGGGTCGTCGTAAGCGTACGAGTAAGCCTTGGGGCACGCCGCCTTGAAGATCTTGGAGTACGCCGTCGGCTTGCACGACTGAGGGCTGCCGAAGCTGCCGGTGCAGCAGTACCTCGGAGAGTTGAAAGCAGAGCAAGCGCTCTTGCACGCCACCACCTGGCGGTTGTCGTGGGAGCGGACTTGGAGGCCGACAGGGCACATCATGTTCAAGTCGCTGACGCAGCCGGCGTAGCTGCACTTGCCGGAGCCCTTAAACGGGGTGATGGAGATGGCGAGGTTGTAGCCATCGACGAGGCTGACGTCGTAGAAGTCTTGTTCGTTTCCGAGGGTGATTTCCGCTAGGGTGGCGGGTGGGGTGCCACCTAGGCCGCTGCAGAAGAGGTTTCCGCCGCAGTCGCCGGTGGCGCAGCGGCCGCGGCCGGAGGCATCGAATGTGCAGCCGTGGCGGCCCCAGAAGCGGCCGGACCAGAGTGCGGGGAGGTGGAGGGTGTGGGCTTTGTTGGGTGGGAGGGTGAAGCCGCCGCGGGCAAGGATAGGCTGGCCGGCGCTCGGCTGGATGCCTGGCCACACTGGGTGGGTGCACTTGTTGTACATTGTTATTGTTGTGGCGGAGGAGACCGAAACTGCATTTAGGTCACACGAAAAACATCATCAAGTTAGAAAACCAACTTGgtttatgaaaaaataaatgcacaagaaacGAAATCACATTTTGTTTGAGAAAGATAAATACAGACTATGGAGTAATGATTTTCGCACGCTCATTTTCTCGTTCTGCACATCTCTGTTTAGTTCTATCGTTTGATTCTTTTGAACAAACAAAGACGAGTAATAAACAAGAGTGGGCAGAAAGAGATCAGATCGTGCGAAAATTACTTCCCTAAGCCATAAAccttatatatagatatatgtgTATACATACCTAAAATGTAGAGAAATAGGAGGGTGGGGAGCATGAGGGGGAGGCTAGTCTTCAGCAATGCGGCCATGGCTGAGACTTGAGAGATTATAAGAGAAGAAAACAGGGTTGCTCTGCTTCTGCAAAAGCCTTCTCTGTAAATTCATGGAGATGGGGAGGGGTTTTATAGAGAAAGGAAAAGGGGTAAAAGTAAAGTAAAATGAGAATGGTAGGGTAACTGCTAATTACTCGAGAGCGAATGGTgggtaactttttttttaaatgagcaAAAAACGAAGAAGGTTGAAATGTGCGCCTACAATTTGGGAAAGGGATCATCTTTAGATCCCTTTTACCAAGTTTACCAAGTTCATCTATCCAGACTATTGAAATTTGTtcaaacggctaaagttattacaatttttaaaaagGCATCCTGTTTGTAgctgttggattaaatttcactAGTCCAAATAAATGAACTTGATGGACTTGGTTAAAGGGATCCGTATAATTTGTATGTAATGAAATTTAAAAGTCTttttaaaaatgatttttaacatgattccaaattttggtttttaaaatttaaaattaatagtagtgatttttaatattgtttaccgtatatcattttgatcattcttcaaatttatattatattgaaGAAATTACAATTCAAATGGAGGGGTTGATTTAACAAAAATACTTTTAATTAACAGAGATTTTTTACTAAgggatcaaaatgattgacggtggaTAATCTCAcaaaccacttctattgattttaaactTTAAAGATCAAAATAAGTTATTTCAATCTCAATAATCATTTTGACTGAAAAAGACTTGTTCAATGAAATagtaagaggagagagaggactGGGTAATGCAGCGccatgttgaattttttttttcagtgtaTCTAAGAAACGAGGTAGGAGACCAGCTGTTATAATtcaaatgaaaatataattttctctttatttatataataacatataggGGTATGATATTattcacacatcattttttacttctctcacatctttttagtttttaactATCGAATCAGATGAATTAAAAAAGATCAATGAACATAAATTAGGAGATGTGCTTACATATAACGTATCGATCTCGTGTTTTaggtatataaaaaaaatatctacaAGGCAGGTTGCAATTGCAAGAGGTGAGTGGGTGGTGACTGACAAACTGCTCAAACTTCAAGATCAGAGGGTCAGTGGGGGAGAACTTGTCAGTATCCAAGAAAAAAGAAGCCTAAATAGTGTGGTACTTTTACACATTCACATGGCAGTAGCCTAGGAGGAATCAAACTGGTACTGCATGAGGCTTTAggaaataataaacaaaagtgAAGGTACTATTGGTACAATGGTTTCCagtggatttggatcctcttcgaGGCAATGCCTCGGGATCCTTCTGATCGGACAATATAAGTCGTTGAATTTTGATttaacggctataattattacaATTTTTAGAGGGACCTTCTGTTTGTAGCaattggatcaaaatccaataACATGTGTTGTCCGGTCAGGAGGATCCCGAGGTATTGCCTCGAGAGGATACAAATCTGTTCCTAGTGACTATCTAcagatttggatcctctcttgaGCTTAGGAGGCTGACCCTCCTAAGCAAATCACAACAAGGAGTCCCTCTAAAAATtgtaataattgtagccgttggatcaaaatccaactaCACGTGTGATTTGCCCATAATGCCTCTTAAGCTCAGGAGAGTATCCAAATCCACCAACTACACTTGGAATATCTCATATAGACGAAGTTATAGATAGATCACAAAGGGTGATCTCCGTATATCGAATTAACATTAGTGTTatagaaattaaatttaaattgcaTGTTTCGCATATAATGGTATCCCATTTAAAGCTGCGGGTTAGacttttcttcttgttcttttcaCAAAATGGTAATTCAGCCATAACACAAAAAACGCAAAAACCATTATTCATAGTTGAATTCACCTTTTTAATACGATCTTTCAGTCTTACGACAATAACACTTATTTTATCTAACACATAACAATGCATGATTAGATTTAGATATTAGGACAGCACCAACACATGATTCGAACTTGAATGAATGATTCGTGTTGCGTTCCCCAATTGGCATACTCTCAAGTTTGCAAGTTTGCAAAATTGAGCGTGTACATAAATCTTTGTCCCCTATCAACTCTTACCTCAATaggaatttgaaaaaaaatcaattgcaAGCATTAAATATTCTGCATTCATTTTGTGCGTAGGGTTTTTGTGGCCTCTATTATTATTTGACACATGTTAAATTTataacaataaaattaaaaaaaaaaaaacttattaacACATAACAATTACAAAAACTCACCGctaaaaatgaatgtaaaatatTTGAACTAaccattaaaaatgaaaaatataaagcTGTAAGCCTCTGAGGGTGCACCACCTCGAAACTCTCATCGAGTCATTTGCCTAATAGACTCTGTTGGAATTATTGTCGCTTATAATGAACTCTGCATAGTGCAGTCTGTAGAGATCTAATCTAAGTTGATtaccttattattttattcgattaattaatcttttgtatttttccattttttaaagATTATATTTACTTTATATTACACAAGGAGCGTAAATTTGACATCATGATCTTTTCACGAAAAATAGGAGATAACTTGTGACGAAACTCGGTTATACGATTCCGAGTCTTTTAGATTCAGGATAGTTAGTTGGGTATTACACTTTACTCGTGATCACGATTAAGCAGATTCATAGCTTACAAAATATTGAATTCAagaccttttttttgttttttcgcgAAACTACTGTTCGCACTATTCCACTGTACCACTTGTCATGGTTAACTTTGAGATCATAATCAAACGCACAATACATTTTGCATGCTTGCTTTACGTTATGTGTTGTTATTTGTTAATAATATACGCATGAATGAGAGGATGTAATTTTGCATTTTGTCCACGAGAACGTGTTCAGATTGAGACATGTGATCAGGGGCCCAGTCACAACCAAATAACTTAATTTTTATAGAAATAGGCCCAAATCCTTGAACTAGATATGTTGGGTGGGCTAGGTGGATTCTTGCTGGGCTCagtgttttaacttttcagAGCTTTTTTGTTGCTCTGTGGGTTTGGGCTATACCAGGCCTGGAGGGATGATCAAGGGTGGCATTTCCATTGTGAGAGAAAATTTTGGGTAACATCGACGGACCATCTAGTTATAGTCTGACCACTATATATCAACAAACATATCGACATGTTAAGTCACTATTGTCATATTATtcataggggtgtgatatccacacacccaattttacttctcacatacctttttaattttcgaccgtcggattggatgaattgaagaagatcaacggacaaaaattattaagggtgtgagaagtaaaataggatgtgtggatagcacacccctattcaTATTATATGGATGATTTGATATGCTTCGGTTTCATTATCTTGTTGGTAGACCTAACATGACAGCGTGACTCAAATTTTCTCCCACTCTCGAATTAATTTAATATCTATAAGCTCAAATTCGAGAACAAATAACACGAAACTGTGAATTTCTTCGCACGTAAAGATAAATATTTGACACTCGGGGAGAATTTAAGGAAAGAAacaattgtttttcaattttttttttcttggccaAACAGAGATAAAGTGGTTGAAGCTACCGAGATTAGCCTAACCGTGAAGATGCGTAGAGTGATGGACATGAATAGGATAGATTCACGGTTCAAAATCCTTGAATGTAACCATGGCTGGCAACAAAGCATTGGAAAAGAAATACAATAACAACAAAGCGTTATTTCTCTAAGTGGATTTGTTATATGTATCCTAAAATGTAATTTTGTATATAATTCATTATCATAAGTATTCGACGTGACAATAAAAAACCGATTGTCGACAAAGTTCAATGgagaaagaaataataaataataaataataaataaaagaggTCGAACTTTCATGAAGATATTCAAATATTGAGTGTCAGATGGAGGGAGAGAGAAGCAGACTAGTCGTCTGTGTAGAGAGAAGAAGACGACCCCATAAGTCGTATATAAGAAAGGAAATAGTGAAAACAtggtgaaaaataatttaaccaAATAAGGCAAAAACTTGTGGTCTCACTGTCCCTCCCACCTTCCCACGTATATATCTTGTCTAAGCACTCTAGGTATTGTCAATATCTCCTCCTGCGGCTACCCAGCTTTCTTGCTGATTCCGTACCAGTAATTAACAGCCTCAGTCAATTCTCTGCCACCTACGTACATTTTaattctgttttctttttccttcaaaCTCCATATGGTAGATTTTTATATAACAGCCACAGGAGGCTAGCTTTATCTTCCATTCTTTGATGGGAGAAGGGGTTGTCACATCATGTTTAACCAACTACTAATATTCCACAACATATTTTTGGTTTGAAACAGTAGAAAAACTTGTGTAATGATATTCAGATCGCGTCGTTCTTTGGGCATCTTTTATAAGAACCTGAAACCTTTCTGTGTTAGAATACTCcaaaatttatttgattgtattGTGTGTGAACGAGATGACCTAATACCGTGTATTGAATATTACTCTCTCAAGTGGGCTACTAACACACGCACAAAAGCGTACCTATATGATTGTGACTTAATATGCATGATGAGATACCATACACCTGTGTGAATACATAGCTAGGGGGACCATTTAGCTTGTGCATGCAAGATAGGGCAAAAAGCTTTGCCTGCATATACTGCCAAATCAAGGACAATCTTTTATGTCGATAGCTCTACCAATGCATTTGATAAATTGCCATTTTATTGTGAAGGGAAAGGTCCGAAAGGAGAGTTAAGTAAAACAGTTTGGTACGTGTCGGCAAAATATGTAATGACAGAGAGTAttctacacacacacatattacacaTTGTCATAGTTATATTCGTTGAATGATTGTTAGTATACGTTTGTCCTACTGTGCAGATAAATTTGAGTAAATGGATCGTGGACTTGTTTGGTCCATGCACGTAGTGTTTTACATATTCAAGTAACATGCAGGTTCATCGTAAATATTATCTTCGTTGTCATGCATGAGTATAATTCGACGTTTCTTTATAAATATATCACTAAATCAAAGAGTAGTTGGTTGGTATTCTATATTTACTATATATTTTTCGACGAGGGTGGATGTACATTGGAACCCAGGTGATTTGAGGACCACCTTGAGGCCGAGAAACAAGCATGTGAAGGTCCTCTGGGGATATGAGTCCATTTTGTGTCTATCAAGTGTTTGATATAAAGTTATCTAAGCATATCTCAACAGCACTCGGTAGGTTTTTTCGACAACACTCGACAAATGCTCTTAATAGCACTCATTAGATTTCTATGAGAAATTTCGATATCTGTTGACATGGTTCGGCTGACGAAAACAAGTTCACCAAGTGTTGATGAAATGCATCGAAgaataaattgaaatttgtttgcGTGCTTTGCGCTATGTTTATATCTACAAAATTTGGACATTAACATTAGAACCTCCAAAGTTCAAATCATGAATCAACCATTGTATATTAGTAGCTATACTTACAAATTTTATAACATATACTTGTGTTGAATTTCAAAGTTTATTATATTAAAACTGTGGATTAATTGGTTTCTTATAGgaatctctctctccccctctggACAGAAACATATTTATGAGAGAGTATTACTGTAACTGGCGGATGACCTATACTGCAAATAAATTTGGCTGACTTTTAGACAATGTGAAGCTGCATTTGCATTTGGCTAACACTAAACTGTGAAAACTGCAAAAGGGGTGTCATTGCATGCACGAAAGAGAGAGACCTGAAATGCATGTAAATATATGTGTGAGAAATCTCATGTGTCTGCAAATGGTTAAGCGATGAGGCGCAGAGACCGTAAAAAGTACCGACACAGGGTGTAAAACAGTGAAAAGAGAGCTAAATGGCGAGcaagaaattaacaaaa is drawn from Malus domestica chromosome 14, GDT2T_hap1 and contains these coding sequences:
- the LOC103455625 gene encoding thaumatin-like protein, producing MAALLKTSLPLMLPTLLFLYILVSVSSATTITMYNKCTHPVWPGIQPSAGQPILARGGFTLPPNKAHTLHLPALWSGRFWGRHGCTFDASGRGRCATGDCGGNLFCSGLGGTPPATLAEITLGNEQDFYDVSLVDGYNLAISITPFKGSGKCSYAGCVSDLNMMCPVGLQVRSHDNRQVVACKSACSAFNSPRYCCTGSFGSPQSCKPTAYSKIFKAACPKAYSYAYDDPTSIATCTRGNFLVTFCPHHR